Proteins encoded together in one Sphingomonas radiodurans window:
- a CDS encoding SDR family NAD(P)-dependent oxidoreductase, whose translation MNTRRIIVTGAGSGIGAATATRLRADGASVFGVDQKGAVDLTIDVTEPGASEAIITDATDALGGIEGVAACAGISGAQPLDGHDDAFWDRVMAVNVTAVFRLIRAATPALASSGRGRIVTIGSVMSSFGASGLVAYAASKHAVLGMTRALAAELGLHGITVNCVQPGAIDTPMTAPAFTADPAYGEFWRQKAPLGRLGTPEDVADVIAFLLSDDARFVSGHGIFVDGAAMARP comes from the coding sequence GTGAACACGCGCCGCATCATCGTCACAGGGGCCGGCTCCGGCATCGGCGCGGCGACCGCAACACGGCTGCGCGCGGATGGCGCGTCGGTCTTCGGGGTCGACCAGAAAGGCGCGGTCGACTTGACGATCGACGTCACCGAGCCGGGCGCAAGCGAAGCGATCATCACAGACGCCACCGACGCGCTCGGCGGCATCGAAGGTGTCGCCGCATGCGCCGGCATCTCGGGCGCACAGCCGCTCGATGGCCACGACGATGCTTTCTGGGACCGCGTGATGGCGGTGAACGTCACCGCAGTGTTCCGGCTGATCCGCGCCGCGACGCCAGCGCTCGCATCCTCGGGCCGCGGCCGGATCGTCACGATCGGATCGGTGATGTCGAGCTTCGGCGCCTCCGGCCTCGTCGCCTATGCCGCGTCCAAGCACGCGGTACTCGGCATGACCCGCGCGCTGGCCGCCGAGCTCGGCCTGCACGGCATCACGGTCAATTGCGTCCAGCCCGGCGCGATCGACACGCCGATGACCGCCCCCGCCTTCACCGCCGATCCCGCTTACGGCGAGTTCTGGCGGCAGAAAGCGCCACTCGGCCGCCTCGGCACGCCCGAGGACGTCGCCGACGTGATCGCCTTCCTGCTATCCGACGACGCCCGCTTCGTCAGCGGCCACGGCATTTTCGTCGACGGTGCCGCAATGGCGCGGCCGTAA
- a CDS encoding SDR family NAD(P)-dependent oxidoreductase, which translates to MDLGLKGLKVVLTGGSRGTGRATLELFAAEGADVGFFSRNQEQIDEAAAAYAKHGGKVVARQGDLNDLERYPALLAEIADELGGCDIFIPSASASGSKLAQDWDACYKMDVLGTVRGCEAMAPYLERSSHAAVVILASIAATETFFAPNAFNAIKAALITYSGQLSQAWGPKGIRVNAVSPGPVWFEGGNWDDIKQGAPDMYKSFEETTALKRLGRTEDVARAIAFLASPAADWITGTNLVVDGGYTKRVQF; encoded by the coding sequence CGTCCTGACCGGCGGCAGCCGCGGCACCGGCCGCGCGACGCTGGAGTTGTTCGCCGCCGAAGGGGCCGATGTCGGCTTCTTCTCGCGCAACCAGGAGCAGATCGACGAAGCGGCAGCGGCTTATGCCAAGCACGGCGGCAAGGTGGTAGCGCGGCAGGGCGACCTGAACGATCTGGAGCGATATCCGGCGCTGCTGGCGGAGATCGCCGACGAGCTTGGCGGGTGCGACATCTTCATCCCCTCGGCGAGCGCCTCGGGTTCGAAGCTCGCGCAGGATTGGGACGCTTGCTACAAGATGGACGTGCTCGGCACGGTGCGCGGGTGCGAGGCGATGGCGCCGTATCTAGAACGATCCTCGCACGCCGCGGTGGTGATCTTGGCGAGCATCGCGGCGACCGAGACGTTCTTCGCGCCCAACGCCTTCAACGCGATCAAGGCGGCGCTGATCACCTATTCGGGGCAGTTGAGCCAAGCGTGGGGGCCGAAGGGAATTCGCGTCAACGCCGTCTCGCCCGGGCCGGTGTGGTTCGAGGGCGGAAACTGGGACGACATCAAGCAAGGCGCGCCCGACATGTACAAATCGTTCGAGGAGACGACGGCGCTGAAACGGCTTGGGCGGACCGAGGATGTGGCGCGGGCGATTGCGTTTCTGGCGAGCCCGGCGGCTGACTGGATCACGGGGACGAACTTGGTTGTGGATGGGGGGTATACGAAGCGGGTGCAGTTCTGA